The Oryzihumus leptocrescens sequence CTCCTACGAGCTCGACCCGCGCACCCCGGTCGGCGAGGGCGTCCCCGTCTACGACTACCTCGGGCGCCGCTACGGCGGTGGCCCGGAGGCGGGCCGGGCCATGAGCGCGCGGGTCGCCCGGGCCGCGGGCGAGGAGGGCCTGCGGATGGACTTCGACCGGGCCGTGTGGACCAACACCTTCGACGCGCACCGGATGGTGCACATGGGGCTGGCCCAGGGCGGGCCGGCCCTGCAAGGCGCAGTCAAGGAGCGCCTGTTCGCCGCCCACTTCGAGGAGGGCAAGGTCCTCGACGACATCTCCACGCTGCAGCGACTGGGGGCCGAGGCCGGGCTCGACGAGCACGTGCTGGCGGCGGTGCTCGCCTCCGACGACTACGCCGACGACGTGCGCGCCGACGAGGCCGCGGCCCGCGAGCTGGGCATCACCACGGTGCCGTTCGTGGTCGCGAACCGGTCCGTGGCGCTCTCCGGGGCCCAGCCGGTGGAGGTCTTCGCCCAGCTGCTGCACCAGGCCTGGCGCGAGACCGGCAGCTAGCGCCGGCTGGCCAGCACCCGGGCCCAGGCGCCGGCCGGCACGAACCGCGCGAGCTTCATCAGCACCGCCATCCGGGTGGGGAAGACGATCTCGTTCCGGTCGCGCTCCAGCCCGTCGCAGATCGCCCGAGCCGCCTCGTCCGGCTCGACCAGGAACGGCATGGGGAACTCGTTGACCTCGGTCATCTCGGTGCGCACGAAGCCGGGGCAGATCGTGGTCACGTGCACCCCGCTGCGGCGCACCGACAGGCGCAGCGACTCGAGCAGGTTGATCTGGGCGGCTTTCGTGGCGCCGTAGGCCTCGGCCCCCGGCAGGCCCCGGTAGCCGGCCACCGACGCGACGCCGGCGATGACGCCCCGGCCTCGGGCGACCATGCCGGGAAGCACCGCGTCGATGCCGTTGCTCATGCCGACGAGGTTGACCTGGAGGTGGCGCTCGAAGGAGTCGGCGTCCCACGTGCCGGCCGGCATCTGCTGCCAGTGCCCGGCGCACAGCAGCACCAGGTCAGGCGGCCCGAGCTCGGCCTCGACCCGTGCCGCCGCGGCATGGACCTGTGCCCGGTCGGTGACGTCCGCCGGCGCGACGAGCATGCGCCCCTCGGCCACGGAAGCCAGCCGGTCGGCACGCCGGGCCGAGACGGCCACCCGGGCGCCCCGGGCGGCCAGCTCTCGGGCCACGGCCGCGCCTATGCCGCTGGATGCGCCGACGACCCAGGCGACCCTG is a genomic window containing:
- a CDS encoding DsbA family oxidoreductase — translated: MSTTRTEAAAPTATDRTPGILLEVWSDVVCPWCYLGKRRLEHAIAAFERPALVEVRYRSYELDPRTPVGEGVPVYDYLGRRYGGGPEAGRAMSARVARAAGEEGLRMDFDRAVWTNTFDAHRMVHMGLAQGGPALQGAVKERLFAAHFEEGKVLDDISTLQRLGAEAGLDEHVLAAVLASDDYADDVRADEAAARELGITTVPFVVANRSVALSGAQPVEVFAQLLHQAWRETGS
- a CDS encoding SDR family NAD(P)-dependent oxidoreductase; the encoded protein is MDLGGRVAWVVGASSGIGAAVARELAARGARVAVSARRADRLASVAEGRMLVAPADVTDRAQVHAAAARVEAELGPPDLVLLCAGHWQQMPAGTWDADSFERHLQVNLVGMSNGIDAVLPGMVARGRGVIAGVASVAGYRGLPGAEAYGATKAAQINLLESLRLSVRRSGVHVTTICPGFVRTEMTEVNEFPMPFLVEPDEAARAICDGLERDRNEIVFPTRMAVLMKLARFVPAGAWARVLASRR